In Reichenbachiella agarivorans, one genomic interval encodes:
- a CDS encoding IclR family transcriptional regulator, which translates to MNFIKQIENLQLINKLILQERTGSPDELANRLGVSRSKLYEMIDMMKVWGLNVVYDRTARSFRFERQEALEIEFSLRVLREDESEKLYGGRQVFPSVLFSGRSGITLGLC; encoded by the coding sequence ATGAATTTCATCAAACAGATAGAAAATCTACAACTGATCAACAAACTCATCCTTCAGGAAAGAACAGGTTCGCCTGATGAACTAGCAAATCGTCTGGGAGTAAGCCGTAGCAAACTCTACGAAATGATAGATATGATGAAGGTCTGGGGGCTGAATGTTGTTTATGACAGGACTGCGAGAAGTTTTCGATTCGAAAGACAAGAAGCTTTGGAAATTGAGTTTTCCTTGCGTGTGCTTAGAGAAGATGAAAGTGAAAAATTATACGGAGGTAGGCAGGTTTTTCCTTCCGTACTTTTTTCTGGACGGAGCGGGATTACCTTAGGGCTATGCTAG
- a CDS encoding peptidase domain-containing ABC transporter has product MKKDALVKQRDITDCGAACLASIAAHYDLKLPVSKIRQIAGTDKKGTNALGMVEAAEKLGFSAKGAKGGADALDKIPVPTIAHVVVKEVLHHYVVIYKVTKDTVMVMDPGTGKMETYSKDEFIKIWSGVLILMMPNESFQSANTKVSVGCRFWFLIRPHRSIIIQSIVGAAVFTLIGLTTAIYVQKIVDHVLPSQNQNLLNLLGVAMLCLLAVQIVINSLKSLFVLKTGQQIDVKLILGYYKHLLTLPQRFFDTMRTGEIISRINDAVKIRAFINEIAIDVIINLFVIAFSFVLMFTYYWKLAVVMLLVIPVYLLIYWMTNRFNKKVERKVMEHSAELESQLVESVNSAKTIKMFGMRFHANLKTEIRFVNLLGSVYQSGKNAIFSTNASLTVSRLFTIILLWVGAGFVMDQHISPGELMSFYAIIGYFTGPVSSLIGANRSYQNAMIAADRLFEIMDLETDSNKDKLEILPSEVGDIRFEKVNFRYGTRKTVFENLDLLIPKGKLMLILGESGSGKSTIASLLKRLYKIDSGQILIGNYEINAIHEDSLNALVGIVPQEIDLFAGTVIENIALGEFQPDTQRIVQLAHELGVLDFINELQGGFSAYLGENGTNLSIGQRQRLAILRTLYADPEVVIFDEATSALDKKSEAFVLKTMLRLRDQGKIVISISHRLNAVTMADQIVLLESGRVIANGSHEELLRSNQPYQQLMGQQENINTESYLNQPS; this is encoded by the coding sequence ATGAAAAAGGATGCACTCGTAAAACAGCGTGATATTACAGATTGTGGTGCAGCATGTCTGGCGTCTATTGCAGCCCACTACGATTTGAAATTACCCGTTTCGAAAATCAGACAAATAGCCGGTACGGATAAAAAAGGTACAAATGCTTTGGGTATGGTGGAAGCAGCTGAGAAGCTCGGCTTTTCGGCCAAAGGTGCCAAAGGAGGAGCAGATGCGCTGGACAAAATACCAGTGCCGACTATCGCTCATGTAGTGGTCAAAGAAGTATTGCATCACTATGTGGTGATCTATAAAGTAACCAAAGATACGGTGATGGTGATGGATCCTGGAACAGGCAAAATGGAGACCTACTCCAAAGATGAATTTATCAAAATATGGTCTGGTGTTTTGATATTGATGATGCCCAATGAATCTTTCCAGTCCGCTAATACTAAAGTGTCAGTGGGTTGTAGGTTTTGGTTTTTGATAAGACCTCATCGTTCCATCATTATTCAGTCAATCGTAGGAGCTGCTGTTTTTACTTTGATTGGGTTGACTACCGCTATTTATGTGCAAAAAATTGTAGATCATGTGCTGCCGAGCCAAAATCAGAACTTACTGAATCTCTTAGGAGTAGCAATGCTGTGCCTACTGGCTGTTCAGATTGTGATCAATTCATTGAAATCCTTGTTTGTGTTGAAAACAGGACAGCAGATAGATGTCAAATTGATCTTGGGCTATTACAAACATTTACTGACCCTGCCACAGCGGTTTTTTGACACCATGCGTACGGGCGAGATCATTAGCAGGATCAATGATGCGGTCAAGATCAGGGCATTTATCAATGAAATAGCCATTGATGTAATCATCAACCTGTTCGTGATCGCTTTTTCATTTGTACTCATGTTCACCTATTATTGGAAACTTGCCGTCGTAATGTTATTGGTAATACCAGTATATCTGTTGATCTACTGGATGACCAATCGATTCAATAAAAAGGTGGAGAGGAAAGTGATGGAACATTCTGCTGAGTTAGAATCTCAGTTGGTCGAGTCGGTCAACTCCGCCAAAACAATCAAAATGTTTGGAATGAGATTTCATGCTAATCTAAAGACCGAAATTCGTTTTGTGAACCTTTTGGGCTCTGTTTACCAATCGGGTAAAAATGCTATATTTTCTACCAATGCTTCCTTGACCGTCTCTCGTTTGTTTACCATTATTTTACTTTGGGTAGGGGCTGGCTTTGTGATGGATCAGCATATTTCTCCTGGGGAACTCATGTCGTTTTATGCCATTATAGGATATTTCACAGGGCCGGTCAGTAGTTTGATAGGAGCGAATAGATCTTATCAAAATGCTATGATAGCAGCGGATCGCTTGTTTGAGATCATGGATTTGGAGACGGATTCTAACAAAGATAAATTGGAAATACTCCCATCAGAGGTTGGAGATATTCGTTTCGAAAAAGTTAATTTCAGGTATGGAACTAGAAAGACAGTCTTCGAAAATTTAGACCTTTTGATCCCGAAAGGAAAGCTGATGCTGATTTTAGGAGAGAGCGGCTCGGGCAAATCTACCATCGCTTCTTTGCTGAAAAGGCTTTACAAAATAGACAGCGGTCAGATACTGATCGGTAATTATGAAATCAATGCTATCCATGAAGACAGTCTCAACGCCCTGGTTGGAATTGTGCCACAGGAGATCGATCTCTTTGCTGGCACAGTGATCGAAAATATCGCCTTGGGTGAGTTTCAGCCAGATACCCAAAGAATCGTGCAACTGGCTCATGAGTTGGGTGTTTTAGATTTTATCAACGAATTGCAGGGAGGTTTTTCTGCCTATTTAGGAGAAAACGGAACAAATCTCTCCATTGGTCAGCGTCAGCGATTGGCAATACTCAGGACATTGTATGCCGATCCTGAGGTAGTGATTTTTGATGAAGCAACTTCCGCTTTGGACAAGAAGTCTGAAGCATTTGTACTCAAAACTATGCTGAGACTCAGAGATCAGGGCAAGATCGTCATCTCGATCTCACATCGCCTCAATGCCGTGACGATGGCAGACCAGATCGTGCTACTAGAGAGTGGACGAGTCATCGCCAACGGCAGCCATGAAGAACTTTTACGATCCAATCAACCCTATCAGCAATTGATGGGGCAACAGGAGAATATCAATACAGAGTCTTACCTAAATCAACCCTCATGA
- a CDS encoding HlyD family secretion protein, whose amino-acid sequence MKKELFPEEFIQASVENYTFKINRPTNRIYIVLLSCLLIFLVILPLVSVDVIESVSGRITSMGKKYSIQAPVTARVVFSSLEENLNVKKGDTLVRFDDRVIISEVDRIGTRKSQLDQYIQDLALLSDQTSASRLIRSDRYQLEYVEFIGQTEKSNSLLGSTQKRFDIQKALYEKGIISQKEFDEIQTELDQAVMDSRLYQDGKKTEWQQQIINFKEESRQLNIQLSQLKDQLVNYSILSSTSGNLQNITPLQIGQYLHAGSELGEISPDDELVASCFVSPSDIGMLQLGQEGYFRIDAFNFNEWGGLKGQIIEISDDVYFSEDGQAYFIVKSKLHEQTLSLANGVVGKVKKGMTFQSNFYLTERTLFQLLYDKADNLVNPQVRTNQLSAK is encoded by the coding sequence ATGAAAAAAGAACTATTCCCAGAGGAGTTTATCCAAGCGAGTGTAGAAAATTATACTTTCAAAATTAACCGCCCCACCAACAGGATATACATTGTCCTACTCAGTTGCCTACTCATATTTCTCGTGATTTTACCATTGGTATCTGTGGATGTCATAGAGTCTGTGTCAGGAAGAATTACTTCTATGGGTAAAAAGTATTCGATACAAGCACCTGTGACCGCAAGAGTGGTCTTTTCGAGCTTAGAAGAGAATCTCAATGTGAAAAAGGGCGATACCTTGGTGAGATTTGATGACAGGGTGATCATCTCTGAAGTCGATAGAATAGGCACTAGAAAGTCTCAACTTGATCAATATATCCAAGATTTAGCATTGTTGTCTGATCAGACAAGTGCCAGTCGATTAATAAGAAGTGACCGTTACCAACTAGAATATGTTGAGTTTATAGGGCAGACTGAAAAGTCCAATAGTCTATTAGGTAGTACACAAAAGAGATTTGACATACAAAAAGCGTTGTACGAAAAAGGTATTATATCACAAAAAGAATTTGATGAGATTCAGACTGAATTGGATCAAGCGGTAATGGACTCAAGGTTGTATCAGGATGGTAAGAAAACAGAATGGCAACAGCAAATCATCAATTTTAAAGAAGAGAGCAGACAATTAAATATCCAGTTGTCACAGCTAAAAGATCAGCTTGTCAATTATTCCATATTATCTAGTACGTCAGGCAATTTGCAAAATATTACTCCGCTCCAAATAGGGCAATACTTGCATGCTGGGTCAGAATTGGGCGAGATATCCCCTGATGATGAGTTAGTGGCATCATGTTTTGTGTCTCCTAGTGATATAGGAATGCTTCAATTGGGACAAGAAGGTTATTTTAGAATTGACGCTTTCAATTTCAACGAATGGGGAGGACTGAAGGGACAAATTATCGAAATATCAGATGATGTGTACTTTTCTGAGGATGGACAAGCCTATTTCATTGTAAAAAGTAAGCTTCATGAGCAAACCCTTTCTTTAGCCAATGGCGTGGTTGGGAAAGTAAAAAAGGGAATGACCTTTCAAAGTAATTTCTATTTAACGGAGAGAACCTTGTTTCAATTGCTTTATGACAAAGCAGATAATCTGGTCAATCCCCAAGTAAGAACCAACCAACTATCAGCCAAATGA
- a CDS encoding RsmE family RNA methyltransferase, with protein MNYYYHPDPESKPVLNGEESMHAVKVLRKKEGDEILIMDGKGGKYKAEITDANFRKCSFKITQKKLIDKRPHTIHLAIAPTKNIDRLEWFVEKACELGVDQITILLTKRTERKKINLERIEKKAISAMKQSKNFWKCQINDLIAFDQFVSSPATNTQQSYIAYAETGHESSLHQLLQPNKETLIMIGPEGDFTSEEVQLAVKHGSVAVNLGASILRTETAGVIAVHTFNLVNGF; from the coding sequence ATGAACTACTACTACCATCCTGATCCAGAATCCAAACCCGTGCTCAACGGAGAGGAATCAATGCATGCTGTCAAGGTGTTGCGAAAAAAGGAAGGGGATGAGATTCTCATCATGGATGGAAAAGGTGGAAAGTACAAAGCAGAAATCACCGATGCGAACTTTAGAAAATGCAGCTTCAAAATCACACAAAAGAAGCTGATTGACAAACGACCGCACACCATTCATCTGGCCATTGCCCCTACCAAAAACATAGATCGTCTGGAGTGGTTCGTGGAGAAAGCCTGCGAACTGGGAGTCGATCAGATCACCATCCTGCTCACCAAACGCACCGAAAGAAAAAAAATCAACCTAGAGAGAATCGAAAAGAAAGCGATCTCAGCGATGAAGCAATCCAAGAACTTTTGGAAATGCCAAATCAATGACCTCATTGCCTTTGATCAGTTTGTATCTTCACCCGCTACCAATACACAACAAAGCTACATAGCCTATGCAGAGACAGGTCACGAGTCCTCTCTCCACCAATTGCTGCAGCCCAACAAAGAGACCCTCATCATGATAGGCCCAGAGGGGGATTTCACCTCAGAAGAAGTCCAACTGGCCGTCAAGCACGGCTCGGTGGCGGTCAACCTTGGTGCGAGCATCCTCAGGACAGAGACCGCTGGTGTGATTGCCGTCCATACTTTCAACTTGGTCAATGGCTTTTGA
- a CDS encoding peptidylprolyl isomerase — protein MKAEIHTSKGVMKIEFFEKDAPKAVKNFTDLAKKGYYDGLTFHRVIPNFMVQGGCPDGTGAGGPGYTIDCELTGDNQYHDRGVLSMAHAGRNTGGSQFFICHNRENTSHLDRNHTVFGKVVEGVDLVDGIRQGDVMTKVVVTED, from the coding sequence ATGAAAGCAGAAATCCACACTTCAAAAGGTGTCATGAAGATTGAATTCTTCGAAAAAGATGCACCCAAAGCAGTTAAAAACTTCACTGACTTAGCTAAAAAAGGATATTACGACGGCCTTACTTTTCATAGAGTGATCCCTAATTTCATGGTGCAAGGTGGATGTCCTGACGGCACTGGTGCTGGTGGGCCAGGTTACACCATCGATTGTGAATTGACTGGCGACAATCAGTATCATGATAGAGGCGTGTTATCAATGGCTCATGCAGGTAGAAATACTGGTGGTTCACAATTTTTCATCTGCCACAACAGAGAAAACACTTCTCACTTAGATCGAAACCATACAGTATTTGGCAAAGTGGTAGAAGGGGTTGATTTGGTAGATGGCATCAGACAAGGTGATGTGATGACCAAGGTAGTCGTGACAGAAGATTAA
- a CDS encoding NHL repeat-containing protein — protein sequence MKHLKILTIMLIGFACQPKPQTETTAETTEDSPTIGLVKLWASDSSLTTNESIIYHPGMDVLFVSCIGSVPPDSMDNDGFIAQVSPANGEVINLKWVDGISAPKGMGIVGNSLFVTNINEVLEIDIEKAEIIKSYPIEGAGFLNDISVGADSTVYISDTGTNKIHQIKNQELGLFLESADFKGPNGLLVKGNDLFVASYRGSEGNFIKVDMSTKELTVVADSIVGGDGIVSLGEDFIVSTWPGEVYLVAADGTKSLLQDTREAKINAADIWFISDISMLLIPTFFDNRIVAYGIAE from the coding sequence ATGAAACATCTAAAGATTCTTACAATCATGCTGATAGGCTTTGCATGTCAGCCAAAGCCTCAAACAGAAACTACTGCAGAAACTACCGAAGACAGTCCTACCATAGGCTTGGTCAAGCTATGGGCATCTGATTCTAGTCTTACTACCAATGAGTCCATCATATATCATCCGGGTATGGACGTGTTGTTTGTCTCATGTATAGGAAGCGTGCCTCCAGACAGCATGGACAATGATGGATTCATCGCGCAAGTGTCTCCAGCCAATGGAGAAGTAATCAACCTCAAATGGGTAGACGGCATATCTGCCCCCAAAGGCATGGGAATCGTGGGCAATAGCTTATTCGTAACCAACATCAATGAGGTATTGGAGATAGATATCGAAAAGGCCGAAATCATCAAAAGCTATCCTATCGAAGGTGCAGGATTTCTCAATGATATCTCAGTAGGAGCAGACAGTACGGTCTATATCTCAGACACAGGCACCAACAAAATCCACCAAATCAAAAATCAGGAATTAGGTCTTTTTCTTGAATCGGCAGATTTCAAAGGGCCAAATGGTCTGTTGGTCAAAGGCAATGATCTATTCGTTGCTTCATACCGTGGCAGTGAGGGTAATTTCATAAAGGTAGACATGTCAACCAAAGAATTGACAGTGGTAGCCGACTCCATTGTCGGTGGTGATGGCATTGTATCTTTGGGAGAGGATTTTATCGTATCTACATGGCCTGGCGAAGTGTATTTAGTCGCAGCAGATGGCACCAAAAGTCTCTTGCAAGATACACGTGAGGCAAAAATCAATGCTGCCGACATCTGGTTCATCTCAGACATAAGCATGTTACTCATACCTACTTTCTTCGACAATCGAATCGTAGCGTACGGCATAGCAGAGTAA
- a CDS encoding helix-turn-helix transcriptional regulator, with translation MYKTLQSLRLSLLNAGYASLDRRWNYDHVISPFSRMYYVDQGEGYIYHHDQQWQLKPGHMYLIPSFTYSRYRCPDSMGQYYLSFLEEVGEGQSIYQINRFVYEVEATDQDLQLIQRYIALNPGRSYVDDNPKVYDNQPVLMSFLQKNEQLSASVILESRGILLSLFSRFILNENYESSKGSQTHELVARSARYIDQHLPDLLNVELLADQCHLHVDYYSKIFVEVFGQRPIQYIQQKRIQRAQLLLTTTNYSLIEISHRVGLPNLSYFSRLFSKITGTSPARYRKDIWRH, from the coding sequence ATGTACAAAACCTTACAATCGCTTCGTTTGTCTCTGCTCAATGCGGGCTATGCATCCCTCGATCGCCGATGGAACTACGACCATGTGATTAGTCCATTCAGTCGGATGTATTATGTGGATCAGGGAGAAGGCTATATTTACCATCATGACCAGCAGTGGCAACTCAAGCCTGGTCACATGTATTTGATCCCGAGTTTCACTTACAGTAGGTACCGCTGTCCCGACAGCATGGGACAGTACTATCTCAGTTTTTTGGAGGAAGTGGGAGAGGGGCAGTCCATTTATCAGATCAATAGGTTTGTATATGAGGTGGAGGCTACTGATCAGGATCTTCAACTGATACAGCGATATATTGCGCTCAACCCTGGTCGATCCTATGTGGATGACAATCCTAAAGTGTATGACAATCAGCCGGTGCTCATGAGTTTTTTGCAAAAAAATGAACAGCTTTCCGCATCGGTGATTCTTGAGTCTAGAGGCATCTTGCTCAGCCTGTTTTCTCGCTTCATCCTCAATGAGAACTATGAGTCTAGTAAAGGTAGCCAGACGCACGAGCTCGTCGCTCGCTCGGCTCGGTATATCGATCAGCATCTACCAGATCTGTTGAATGTTGAACTACTGGCCGATCAGTGTCACCTGCATGTCGATTATTATTCCAAAATATTCGTAGAGGTGTTTGGGCAGCGCCCTATACAGTACATCCAGCAAAAAAGGATACAGCGGGCGCAGTTGTTATTGACTACCACCAATTATTCATTGATCGAAATCTCGCATAGAGTGGGGTTGCCCAACCTGTCCTACTTCTCTCGGCTATTTAGTAAAATCACCGGCACCAGTCCCGCCCGCTACCGCAAGGATATCTGGCGGCATTAA
- a CDS encoding DUF1553 domain-containing protein, with amino-acid sequence MIRRWMAMIALVCSYACAPDLPEEVKVQLNQLPAELDFNVHVKPILSDKCFACHGPDKAKQQAGLRLDLAEAAYNELPESPGKYAIVPGDLSSSEVFQRIITDDHEYIMPTPKSNLKLSAREKAILVKWIDDGAEYKDHWAFLPPQKPAIPEVSADAPINNSIDQFVQAELQRKNLSPAPTADKETLLRRLSLDLTGLPPTVAEIDAFLADHSPNAYEQQVDRLLASAHYGERMAADWLDLARYADTHGYTVDRYRNMSPWRDWVIESFNDNLPYDQFLTWQLAGDLLPNPTREQILATGFNRLHPQNMEGGIVNEEFRVEYVADRTSVLGQGVMAMTLACARCHDHKYDPISQKNFFELYSFFNSINESGQISWDEKDMPVPTLMLTTEQQQEVLDYIDRELTTQSQRLTKIEKSTETDFQKWLDAKAYQKLDLTANRHLVAHFDLNGQLKNKAGSGMGKMDRKFSKGETANFVPGHSGQGLLLDGDAWLDMYPQGIYSRSDRFSISLWVKFPEDLKEGVIFHKNIGSRLHNFKGYQLYFTEGKLQVMLAHTWPDNAISKWTKQEVKRNEWMHLTMTYDGSSTADGLQLYIDGASQYMEVEIDNLYKDIIYSDSRTAKATNDQEPGIKVGARWRGQGVGNTTVDDIMIFDECLSFIEVLALAQPTTAQQFLAQNPTQLSSEDKKHLHKYYLQYLSKDYQQTRSVIAQLQQQKTDSMQRVQEVMVMKEMNEPRQSYLLERGLYDAHGEKVYPNTPEAILPMADTLPKNRLGLAQWITSPQNPLTARVAVNRYWQMFLGSGIVKTTEDFGNQGSLPTHPELLDWMAVTFVESGWDVKALVRQIVLSKTYMQSSMASQELKEIDPDNSWLARGPQARLSGEMLRDNALKASGILYDKIGGESVYPYQPDDLWSMNSAIYQQDTGRNLYRRSLYTIWKRTVPHPTLSTFDQPDRNECTVRRQKTNTPLQALVLLNDPTYVEAARIIGEKITQYDSTQEGIRWAFRSLTGRKPSDQELALLLDMSENEYEIIQENPKMATGWLHEGQHRIATDLNPQRVAANTLVASTIINSDASITKR; translated from the coding sequence ATGATAAGACGCTGGATGGCTATGATAGCCCTGGTCTGTAGCTATGCATGTGCGCCAGATCTGCCGGAGGAAGTAAAAGTGCAACTGAACCAGTTGCCTGCAGAGTTGGATTTCAATGTACATGTCAAGCCCATCCTCTCAGACAAATGTTTTGCCTGCCACGGACCAGACAAAGCCAAACAACAGGCTGGCCTCAGACTGGATTTGGCAGAAGCCGCCTATAATGAACTCCCCGAGTCGCCCGGCAAATACGCCATCGTACCTGGCGACCTGAGCAGCTCAGAGGTGTTTCAACGCATCATCACCGACGATCATGAGTACATCATGCCTACTCCTAAGTCCAATCTCAAATTAAGCGCAAGAGAAAAGGCCATCCTGGTCAAATGGATCGACGATGGAGCAGAGTACAAAGATCACTGGGCCTTCCTCCCTCCACAAAAACCAGCAATCCCTGAGGTATCCGCCGATGCACCCATCAACAACTCCATCGATCAGTTCGTCCAAGCTGAGCTGCAACGAAAAAACCTCAGTCCAGCACCAACCGCTGACAAAGAAACTTTGCTCAGAAGACTATCTCTTGATCTCACAGGACTACCTCCGACCGTAGCAGAAATAGATGCCTTCCTGGCTGACCATAGTCCCAATGCCTATGAGCAGCAAGTAGACAGACTGCTGGCCTCAGCGCACTACGGCGAGCGTATGGCGGCTGACTGGCTCGACCTGGCACGCTATGCCGATACCCATGGCTATACCGTAGATCGCTACCGCAACATGAGTCCCTGGCGCGACTGGGTCATCGAATCGTTCAATGACAACTTGCCCTACGATCAATTCCTGACTTGGCAGCTCGCTGGAGATCTGCTACCCAATCCTACCAGAGAGCAGATCCTCGCCACAGGCTTCAACCGCCTGCATCCCCAAAACATGGAAGGTGGTATTGTCAACGAAGAATTCCGCGTGGAGTATGTCGCCGATCGTACCTCGGTACTCGGACAGGGTGTCATGGCCATGACGCTCGCCTGTGCCAGATGTCACGACCACAAGTACGACCCGATTTCTCAAAAGAACTTCTTCGAACTCTACAGTTTTTTCAATAGCATCAATGAGAGTGGACAAATTTCCTGGGACGAAAAAGACATGCCTGTACCGACTCTCATGCTCACCACCGAGCAGCAGCAGGAGGTGCTTGATTATATAGATAGAGAGTTAACGACGCAAAGCCAGCGTCTGACTAAGATTGAGAAAAGTACAGAAACTGATTTTCAAAAATGGCTGGATGCAAAAGCCTATCAAAAGCTCGACCTGACCGCCAATCGCCACCTAGTAGCTCACTTCGACCTCAATGGTCAGCTCAAAAACAAAGCAGGCAGTGGCATGGGCAAGATGGATCGCAAGTTTAGCAAAGGCGAGACGGCCAATTTTGTCCCAGGTCATAGTGGCCAAGGCCTGCTGCTTGATGGAGACGCCTGGCTGGATATGTATCCGCAGGGTATCTACTCGCGCAGTGACCGATTCAGTATTTCACTCTGGGTCAAATTTCCAGAAGACCTGAAAGAAGGCGTGATCTTCCACAAAAACATCGGCAGCCGCCTCCACAACTTCAAAGGCTACCAACTCTACTTCACCGAAGGAAAGCTACAAGTCATGCTGGCCCACACCTGGCCAGACAATGCCATCTCCAAGTGGACAAAACAGGAGGTAAAACGAAACGAATGGATGCATCTGACCATGACCTACGACGGTAGCAGCACCGCCGACGGTCTGCAGCTGTACATCGACGGAGCGAGTCAGTATATGGAGGTAGAAATAGACAATCTCTACAAAGACATCATATACAGCGACAGCCGTACAGCCAAAGCCACCAATGACCAAGAGCCAGGTATAAAAGTCGGCGCAAGATGGCGTGGACAAGGGGTAGGTAACACCACCGTGGACGACATCATGATATTCGACGAATGTCTCTCCTTTATAGAAGTCCTCGCTCTGGCTCAACCTACCACTGCACAGCAGTTTTTGGCACAAAACCCCACACAACTCAGCAGTGAAGACAAAAAGCACCTGCATAAGTATTATCTCCAATACCTGAGCAAAGATTACCAGCAGACACGTAGTGTCATCGCTCAACTACAACAGCAAAAGACCGACTCGATGCAGCGTGTACAAGAAGTCATGGTCATGAAAGAGATGAATGAGCCTCGGCAGTCTTACCTGCTGGAGCGCGGACTCTACGACGCTCATGGCGAGAAAGTATATCCAAATACGCCAGAGGCTATCCTACCCATGGCAGATACCCTTCCCAAAAACCGCCTGGGTCTGGCACAGTGGATCACCTCTCCTCAAAATCCGCTCACCGCACGCGTAGCAGTCAACCGCTACTGGCAGATGTTTTTGGGTAGCGGGATCGTCAAGACCACCGAGGACTTTGGCAACCAAGGATCACTCCCTACCCACCCTGAACTGCTCGATTGGATGGCTGTCACATTCGTAGAGTCTGGGTGGGATGTCAAAGCACTGGTACGGCAGATAGTCCTCTCCAAGACCTACATGCAGTCATCGATGGCTAGCCAAGAACTGAAGGAAATCGATCCTGACAACTCTTGGCTGGCTCGTGGCCCACAGGCACGACTGTCTGGCGAGATGCTTCGAGACAATGCACTCAAAGCCAGCGGCATACTTTATGACAAGATTGGAGGTGAAAGCGTGTATCCCTATCAGCCCGATGATCTCTGGTCGATGAACAGTGCCATCTACCAGCAAGACACTGGCAGAAACCTCTACCGCCGATCGCTCTACACGATCTGGAAGAGAACCGTACCCCATCCGACGCTCTCTACCTTCGACCAACCCGATCGCAACGAATGTACCGTCCGCCGACAAAAAACCAATACCCCCCTACAGGCACTCGTCTTGCTCAACGACCCCACCTATGTAGAGGCCGCTCGCATCATCGGCGAAAAAATCACTCAGTACGATAGCACACAAGAGGGTATCCGATGGGCATTCAGAAGCCTGACAGGAAGAAAACCTTCTGATCAGGAATTGGCTCTGCTTTTGGACATGAGCGAAAACGAATATGAAATCATACAGGAAAATCCTAAAATGGCTACAGGCTGGCTGCACGAAGGACAACACCGTATAGCTACAGACCTCAACCCCCAGCGAGTGGCCGCCAACACACTGGTAGCCAGTACCATCATCAACTCAGACGCCAGCATCACCAAAAGATAA